One segment of Sesamum indicum cultivar Zhongzhi No. 13 linkage group LG4, S_indicum_v1.0, whole genome shotgun sequence DNA contains the following:
- the LOC110011848 gene encoding uncharacterized protein LOC110011848, protein MHLWPSMRLRDSFKNNYLKKLEWNLHRMNIEKQQQQRDQSTSNQQKLLENDQTDSKNSGCGGFGVICRELFMVLSCCYCCFCCGACIEGDESS, encoded by the exons ATGCATCTATGGCCGTCTATGAGGCTGAGGGACTCCTTCAAGAACAATTACTTGAAGAAACTTGAATGGAATCTTCATAGGATGAATATTgagaagcagcagcagcagagaGATCAGTCGACTAGCAACCAGCAGAAGCTCTTGGAAAACGATCAAACTGATTCGAAAAATTCAGGGTGTGGAGGGTTTGGTGTGATTTGCAGAGAACTTTTCATGGTTCTCTCTTGCTGTTACTGTTGTTTCTGCTGTGGAG CTTGTATTGAGGGCGACGAAAGCAGCTGA